In the Populus nigra chromosome 2, ddPopNigr1.1, whole genome shotgun sequence genome, ataataatgtatctATTTCAATAATTCAGAGGACCACGTGTCTCCCTGGCCATCTTTTTCTCCgttgtttttcattaattctCTTGAAGCTTTGTATGCATATCCTTCACAAATCTCTTCCTTTTCATCCAACATGTCTTGGGCCCTTTACATGTTCACTCGACATCAAGAAAGGGGTGTGGAGCACACAGCCTCAACAATGGTGCTGGACCGCATATGCAGCACACATCATCCAATCATTGAAAAGAATCGCTGGAAAAGAAGATGTCATCACAATTAAGCTTAGCACTCCTGGTAATTGTAGTTGTACTAATTTAACTTACTCCCATGTTTTCTTGTCTACTTTTGTGCTCCTTAGGGTGATTAAATGAAGGAGACACGACTGAACTAACTTAATGTAAATGTCCGTTCTTGGGAGCATAAACTAACAATTCTCAACAACACTTTAATTATTGGATTATCAAAAACGGTCGATCAAAACAAATTGtattaagaacaaaattaaTGGAAGTAGTTTTCTTGTTGTTGCAGATGAACTGtttgaatttggatttttttaacaGAAGGAAAAGTAGTAATTTCAGTTATCAGTTaggttataatttattaaaagcaATATAGATAATTCGCAAACAATCTTAGGATATCATATATATTCAGTTCTAATGAACACATGAAAATAAGATTTGCAAAATGAAATGCAGTAAACAAAgagttccctttttttttttacaccagACAATATATACCAATCCATGGTACCAAATTCAaggaatttaaaacataaaaaaaaatagtgataaaaaaaattcagaatagaCAACTGAGATGGTACTGAAACTCCATTCTATATTGATGGAtcgcttctttcttctttcttttttttgcattatagaaaataaattttaaatccaaaTCCTAAGGTCCAAGGGCAATGTGATAATTTATTGATAGGTGGGTGGAGCTTGTGTCTATACCTAATATTTCCAAGCTTAATAAAATATCAGGGCCAAATAACATGGATCTAACTCGTTTCCAAGACAAATGCCTTTTACTGGGCTGCGAGCCGGACCCATGTGGACATAAGTCTAACGAGCTGCTAGATCCGGCATCCTTGAGCTTGGATGCGTGCTGAGCTTAATGAGGTGCGGGTCTAGAAAGCTTCCAGGGTCAACATCATTGAACTTGGCACTATGCTAAACCCAAGTGTTAGACTTAATGTTCTTAGGCTTAGCTGCGAGCTGAGCCTAATTGGACATATGTCTAGCAAGTTGCTAGACCCGTTTATCCCGAGGCTTGGTCGTACCAAACCCTATTTGGCATGAGTCTAATGACCTTTCCGACCCATCAAACTAGTGCTTAGCTATGTGCCAAGCCCAATTGGAAATGAGACTAGTGTGTTGCCAGACCCTACGTCTCTGGGCTTGACTACATACGAAGCCCAGGTAGGCAATGGTTTGGTTCGCTGTCATGCCCTTTGACCGTGGGCTCGGTATTGTGCCAATCACAAAGAGCTAAAAGTATGGGGATACTTGTTTTTCTACACTCATATGTGCATAAAAAATCTTCTAATGACCTACCATGTTTTCATCTCATTAATGTTATGGAAGATATATTTGTTCCTTATTAATTCTATTAGGAGAAAATGACTCTTCAACCCTTTCacttcaacaaaataatgaagTTCAGGAGCTATAAATACCCCCTGAACCacttatataaaaagtttataatttttattttatatatactaatacttttcaattttagagcatttatcatactaaaataagaacaaacattcttgttttggaatttattattcattctcttatttattatGATTCAAAAAGTTATTGACTTTATTATCTAAGAATCCCTATACAGCTATATCCTACTAAAAAGACTATTTTGCAGGTTTTAGATTTTCTACCATCGCTTATCATGAACATATGATTATCTATTGTAAAAAAAGAACTCCATTTCTAAATATACTGGAATTTGAATCCTCATCACCTGAATAAGCATTATTACATCATTATGCTTGTAAACAGATATATGCACAACAAATCAGGATGGGTTGTCCCATATCGCTTAAAAGCAACTGCAGTGGCTGCTTTAAGTACATTATAATTGCCTTCTTGTGGCTCGACATCTAAGCAAACACTAGTTATCTCTAAATACTTTTCTTATGTCAAACAATGCAGATTGTTGAAATGgagtagtaattatttttcacctCTAGCATCGAATAAATCTCCAATTACGAGATGAAAGCATGGCTGCTCAAGATAAGTCCATTTCACGAATTTGACTCATAGCCCAGTAGGTAGGCATCGTGTTCAAGGCATAGCCCGCGCGATCCCCTATTGCATCCCTCTCAAAGGACCAAAGAAGTAACTCTGAACTAGTTCCCGGGCATATAGCCATGTACTCCTGCCCTACCAAAATCGTTAACTAAGCCATAACGTGATTAAGATTTTCACGTGACTGTCATTGTTTTGCGATTAATGGCCGTAGATGTCCGTATCTTTAGGGTAAGGGGAACCTTGAATTGACATCACATGGCCAAGGGCGGAGGGAgaagttttttctgttttggctacaatacaaatacatgtaaattattttttaatcattaacttatatatatatatatatatatatatatatatatatatatatatatatatatatatatatatttatcaagttaacaataaaattttaattcaaatacataacataaaatataaataagttaaaataagtacataaaattaaaattaaaaataaaatatattatcaaagttgcatcttttgatgttttgtaaaatagaattaatttatgaaCGAATCCAAACCAATATCTTTAACAAACTCTCGTTCAATGTAAATCATCATAGAATCCGTTAAGAactactcttttattttattgcgaAGCACAGTTTTAACATGTTTCATAGCTAAAAATACCCACTTTATAGTAGCAGTGCAGGCAAAGTCAAAACAAGATAAATCAACTtgtcaatcaaatgatagtgTTGTGACTTATTTGTTTCAGTTaatccttgacataattaagaaATGATAGACATATTCTAAAAGCTCTTATGATAAATCACATCAATCTAATAATACTCTAGCCGAGATCTCAAATAATACGTCTCTTATTCATTGAAATCTTCATGATAAAATTTCTCAGCAAGCTTGGAAATAATATcaactttaaatgatttaaagttgtctttaggttctaaagtagagctaaatacaatttatatttttttatgtgaattattttatagaattaaattttttttttcaatttcatatccttttaattttttaatttattagatttgattcttaatttttttattactatttattttatttgattttttttgcgaTTTTATCctccattttttattgttatgtttttaaaccttgacaagtttttaaaattgatatatatatatatatatatatatatatatatatatatatatatttgatttcttaCTTTAATATTGATATGGGTTCTTGGTTGAGTTTGAATCTAGAATTAATGAGTTGAGAATTTAAGACATCAACCTAGATTTAGAAGATTCGTCtgagtttatatttttaagtttatgtttattttttcaatttcatacttcaacatttaatttaaattattttttttaagtatgggaaaaaactcaaaaattaagttgtctttttttttagtttaccaTGCaagataattgaaatttttgttaaaaataatttagtgatGACAAAAATATGATAGAACTCCATTTGCATTTTGGTCTGTTAAAACCAAACTTAAtggatattttatttcctagtttttgttcttaaaaacATGCTTCTTTAATGACTGtggatttttatgatttttgtttccaCCTAAATTTACAGCACATCTCCGCCCTTTAAATACCTCCGCCCTTGCACACATAGCTTCAAGCTAGGGGAAGCTTGGTACAAGGATCGTAAGATTCACATTGTCATGGAAGGTTAcacaatattattatatttgatttgaaatggATTCTCTAATTCTAAGAAATATGAGAAGTTTTGTGGTAGCTGTATACTTGAGAATTTTACGGTATGtaagatttataaaaatccagTTTCATCCCTCAagggaatattattttttccttacaaaataAGGGGAATTGCATTCCCACCGGTGTGCCATGTTCTTGGAGAGACTACATTCCCtagcatatatataaaaaataaatcccatTATCAAACGGCTCCTAATGTCAAACTGAAAAATGCACGAAGCACGAACATCCCAATTTCCATTattaaacaagttttttaaaaaagaaggatCAACCGAGGCCTCGAAGTTGTTAAAGGACATGGGCTTAATTATTATGGTAACCACTTACCAAGCAGGAGGGTAAATGGTAATACAAAGGAGCAGCTTTTTCTTTATAAGTATAGAGAAAGGAAGGCCTCTGCTCTTCACTGCGGCTTGCTGGTTGGTTAGCTGGCTGGTATAGGTTGGGCTGACCAAAATGGCTTTCTCTGTTTCCTCTTTCACACTTCTAGTCCTCTTCTCTTGTTTCGCTACTTTTCTTGTATGCCATGGCTTTCCTGTCCATCACAACAACCCACTTCACCACCGCCGCCACCCTCGCCTTGCCAGTCACAACTACAGAGATGCCCTGACGAAATCAATCCTCTTCTTTGAAGGCCAAAGGTCAGGCAAGCTCCCTTCTAGCCAGAGGATCACATGGAGGAGAGACTCTGGCCTAACAGATGGCTCAGCCATGCATGTATGTGTACCAAGATGACTCCTTTTCTCCTCAGCTTTcctttttccttcaaatttctTCGAGTCTCGCTCATTTTTGTTGTCGAAATTACAATGCAGGTGGATTTGGTGGGAGGGTACTATGATGCAGGAGACAATGTGAAGTTTGGGTTCCCTATGGCTTTCACTACTACCATGCTTTCATGGAGTGTATTAGAGTTTGGTGGGTTGATGAAAGGTGAGCTGCAGAACGCTAGAGAAGCCATTCGTTGGGCAACTGATTACCTCCTCAAAGCTACAGCCCATCCAGACACCATCTATGTTCAGGTTTGCAGTCTTGAATTTCTCTGCATTCGTCAGTTCTATGCACATTGTTGGGAGATACCATGAATAGGCATATGCACACTTGATTAGTGAAAAATAGCAGCAGAAATCAAAATGAGATGTTTGCGGTTTGATTTTCAGGTTGGTGATGCTAATAAGGACCATGCTTGTTGGGAGAGACCAGAAGATATGGATACTCCAAGGAGTGTTTACAAGGTAGACAAGAATTCCCCTGGTTCTGAAGTTGCTGCTGAAACTGCGGCTGCTCTTGCAGCTGCTTCTTTGGTGTTTAAAAGGTGTGACCCCACTTATGCCAAGCTTTTGGTCAGAAGAGCTATCAGGGTAAATATCTCCAATTAGAGCTAAATTGTTAAAatctcagtaaaaaaaaaaagttgattgtTCACGAAATTTGGATATAACTTGTTGTCTTGTCTAGGTGTTCCAATTTGCAGATAAGTACCGAGGAGCCTACAGCAATGGGTTGAAGAAATATGTTTGCCCTTTCTATTGCTCCTACTCTGGATATGAGGTGAAGTTCGTGCTTTTGAGTCCTTCATTACAACTTACAAGTCCTATTCTTTTAAAGAGGGGTTCATAAAACTTATTCTCCTCCTGGGTATCCAAAAATGGCAGGATGAGCTGTTGTGGGGTGCTGCTTGGCTGCATAAGGCGACCAAGAACCCAACTTATCTCAATTACATTCAAGTTAATGGGCAGACTCTTGGAGCTGCACAATTTGACAATACCTTTGGTTGGGATAACAAGCATGTTGGAGCAAGGATTCTTCTTTCCAAGGTTCCTATTCTTGCTTCCAGTTCTTTGTTTGTCAAATATTGTATTTATGATCATCAATCAATTAAAATGATCGACATTGTCCTTGAATCTCAGGCATTTCTTGTTCAAAAAGTGCAATCCCTCCATGACTACAAAGATCATGCAGATAATTTTATCTGCTCTCTCATACAAGGGGCCCCTTTCTCTTCAGCCCAATATACTCCAGGTCAAGTCCCCACTGTCCTGTCACTAATTCCCATCTCCCCAATCGCGGTGCCATTTTCCTAAACGgctagttttggttttttccttGCTTCATAAATAGGTGGTCTGCTGTTCAAAATGAATGACAGCAACATGCAGTATGTGACTTCCACTTCATTCTTGCTCTTATCGTATGCCAAGTACTTAACCTATGCTCGCAAGATTGTAAACTGTGGTGTGACCGCTGTCACTCCGAAGAGGCTAAGAAATATTGCAAAGAAACAGGTACATGAAATAAAATCATCCTCAAAGGTATCTTGATCTCTTATTAAGGTGcttatttatctataaaattgTCATCAGGTGGACTATCTGCTAGGAGACAACCCATTGAAAATGTCCTACATGGTGGGGTATGGTCCAAGGTATCCACAGAGGATTCACCACAGGGGCTCATCTCTACCGTCGATGGCTGCACACCCAGCAAAGATCCAATGCTCCTCGGGTTTCAGTGTAATGAATTCTCAATCCCCCAACCCGAACATTCTTGTGGGTGCAATAGTTGGAGGGCCAGACGAACACGATAGATTCCCAGATAAAAGATCAGACTATGAGCAATCCGAGCCTGCTACTTACATGAACGCGCCCCTAGTAGGGGCACTGGCTTATCTTGCTCACTCATTTGGCCAGCTCTAAGCCCTAGCAGCATCTCCAACTTGATAGGCTAGGTGACTCTGTTTCTCGTTTTTAGTGGGTTGTTTTTATGCGTCCTCAAATACATCTCTAGATGTGCAAGTGGTTAAAGGGGTCAAGAGACCCAAGGCTCGAGCCCCAAACCTTGAAGCACATTGGTCAACAAGCATGGATTACCTTGTGttgtttagtttattaatacTTGTCACTATAGCAGCTTCAACCTATGGTGCGAGTGCCATTGCCGTGCCCACAGCGGCGTTTGTGTATGTAAAGGCCGAATATGGTGGCCCTAATAGGATAGCcgttgggctttttttttttttttagttatgcgAGTCCGTTTTGGAACTTGCATTATGTCCACTAGTGTTTAACTTGCGAGAACCTTACTACTATAACTCTCCCTGTCTCCTGAGCTTTTTTTTCTGTGTCCATGGCTCAAGACTTCGGCAAAAGAATGAACTGGATTaaagtggggggggggggaaatGAGATGACAACACAAAGGGGTTGTAGTTGGACCACTAACAAACAGTATTAAAAATGTCTTGTCCTTGAAACTAACAACTAACACGCAAAAAAGCTGGAGAGGAAAACCAAAGAAATTAcgacttttttcttttgaaaaattaagttgaaataaatatttataaaataatatagtttgaatataaaagtattttaaaatattatttttatacataatgGTTATTTGAAATAGCAATTACATCTTATCATATGTTTTTCTACACGCCACCATGTTTTGATGTttcaaaacatcttttttttttaaatttaattaatgtaaataaaaatcaactaaaatttttaTCAAGATACAATGGCTAAGTACATAAGATAATGTGTCAGtgggataagaaaaaaaaaagagtcattatatatattatgttttcaaCATActtgatattattaaaaagatcttgatagaataattttaattgtatattAAAAGAACATCAAATGAGGTTGTTATTAACCTTAAATAAAACCCCTAACAAATTATGATTACATTTGATGATCTTTTAAGGTGGAGGTTAGAATCGtcttattaagatttttttaatagtgaaatatgttaaaaatatagctATGATGTGTTTCTAATgactcattttttattattattaaattttaaattttatttagtaattgttaaatctttataaaatttatttttttataaatattaattaaataaaaaaacgtgATTTTTGTAAAAGCTGTTATTACTAATAGCGGTCATGTTGGActtctatttatttatcggCGGTTGCATTGAGAcgatgctatttttttaacatgcgTCTGTGGATGATGTTGAATAACCTTTGCCGTCGATGTGACCCTCGAGAGGATAAGAGAGCAAGCAAGAAAGTTTGCAGGGGCACGTGGTAGTGTTTGGGGGCAGGGCTTCTTGTGGTCAAAAACACTTTTGCAAGTGCTGCAGACTCGTCAGATGGGTGTCAGGAGTATCTCTGCCATGCCATAAGAGACTTGTTAACGTTTATTTTTCCTTAGAGGCCTCTGGCCATGGGGCAGTCCTTGATCTGGTTACAGTGGTAGTAGGACCACCACATCCTCATCGCCTGTGCGGGAGAAGGAATTAAAGGGACCAGAACACATTCTTCCGCTCTTCAAGGACGTTCAAGATTACTGCTGTTCTTAGCTTCTTTGAGGCGACTGATTAAGCCGTGATTTCTC is a window encoding:
- the LOC133681623 gene encoding endoglucanase 17-like, which produces MAFSVSSFTLLVLFSCFATFLVCHGFPVHHNNPLHHRRHPRLASHNYRDALTKSILFFEGQRSGKLPSSQRITWRRDSGLTDGSAMHVDLVGGYYDAGDNVKFGFPMAFTTTMLSWSVLEFGGLMKGELQNAREAIRWATDYLLKATAHPDTIYVQVGDANKDHACWERPEDMDTPRSVYKVDKNSPGSEVAAETAAALAAASLVFKRCDPTYAKLLVRRAIRVFQFADKYRGAYSNGLKKYVCPFYCSYSGYEDELLWGAAWLHKATKNPTYLNYIQVNGQTLGAAQFDNTFGWDNKHVGARILLSKAFLVQKVQSLHDYKDHADNFICSLIQGAPFSSAQYTPGGLLFKMNDSNMQYVTSTSFLLLSYAKYLTYARKIVNCGVTAVTPKRLRNIAKKQVDYLLGDNPLKMSYMVGYGPRYPQRIHHRGSSLPSMAAHPAKIQCSSGFSVMNSQSPNPNILVGAIVGGPDEHDRFPDKRSDYEQSEPATYMNAPLVGALAYLAHSFGQL